Genomic window (Thermodesulfobacteriota bacterium):
GGCAGCCACTCCGAGCGGGCCGGGCTCGTCGTCCGAATCCTTCTGGGCAACCCCCTGGTCAAAAAGAGCCAAATCCTTTTCCGCCCAGCTATATTCGCTTGTCTCGGCAATAAGCGTGGTTTTAATCCCGTCCAGGTCGACCAGGTCTATGCTCCTGGAATAAGGGAAAAGGGTAGCAAATTTAAAATCGTCGGTTATATCGTGAATCGGGTATTGAGCCACGATCGGTGCTACATCGCCGCCACCTACCAGTTTAGAGGATGGGTCGATGATGACGTTGTCTCCTAAATCAATACCGTAGCCTTTTAAAAGCGCCACTACCTCATTCCCCGACTGTGGCTCGACCAAAAATACAGCCTTTCCGCCATCTTCAAGATACTTCTTCACCGCTTCCACCTCTTTCTCCAATAGAGGCTTCTCCGGGCCGGCAACCACCAGAATGGAATTATCTTTAGGTACGGACGATTCCCGCAGGAGTAAAAGTTCCTTAACCTCGTAGCCCTCGTCGGCCAGAGCTTGGCTTAACATTCCAAACCCATCCGGCTCTGCATTATTTTTGATATCCCTTTCCCCATGACCGGTCAGGAAAAAGACAGTCTTTTTGATGCCCCTCGATAGTTTTATGAGCGCATTGGTTAATTCCTGCTCGGCGTTTTTGACGATACCGCCGGAAATAAGGTCTGATAATCCTAACTTAATATTCTGCTCTCCACTGACCAGAACGACCGTCCCATACTCATTCACGTCGTAGCTCTTTGCCAAACCCGGGTCTTTGTCCGGGTCGATGAAGACTACCTTTATCTTATCCGACCTCCTTTCATACTCCTTGATTAAATCCTGAAACTCCCTTCTATCGGTGCCGATCTCCTTAAAAAAGGCAAGCACTTCTATATCCTTGTTCACATTCTGGAGTGTCTTAACCGTTTGGTCCGAGACCGAATACAGCTTTTCCTGGGTAACATCCAGTCTCCCGCCCCGCTTATATGCTATGTAGTTTATGACTATCAGAATTCCAAGAACTACCAGGACAAACACCAGGGCATTGG
Coding sequences:
- a CDS encoding GldG family protein translates to MRKKRFLIHGTNALVFVLVVLGILIVINYIAYKRGGRLDVTQEKLYSVSDQTVKTLQNVNKDIEVLAFFKEIGTDRREFQDLIKEYERRSDKIKVVFIDPDKDPGLAKSYDVNEYGTVVLVSGEQNIKLGLSDLISGGIVKNAEQELTNALIKLSRGIKKTVFFLTGHGERDIKNNAEPDGFGMLSQALADEGYEVKELLLLRESSVPKDNSILVVAGPEKPLLEKEVEAVKKYLEDGGKAVFLVEPQSGNEVVALLKGYGIDLGDNVIIDPSSKLVGGGDVAPIVAQYPIHDITDDFKFATLFPYSRSIDLVDLDGIKTTLIAETSEYSWAEKDLALFDQGVAQKDSDDEPGPLGVAAVAEIGEKTRIAVFGSVDFVSNRFFNFSGNSDFFLNTISWIAGDEELISIRPRMAREGKLAITGDQLKIIFSLTVVVLPVIVLVTGIAVWWKRRNM